A region from the Martelella sp. AD-3 genome encodes:
- the phnC gene encoding phosphonate ABC transporter ATP-binding protein: MLELKSLTKTYKTGDKALNDVSLTVPEGQVVGLIGPSGAGKSTLIRCVNRLVEPTSGSVAISGKLITGQGQRELRAMRRRIGMIFQEYALVERLTVMENVLSGRLGYVGFWTSFTRRYSADDIGLAYRLLDRVGLMHQADKRADALSGGQRQRVGIARALAQEPELLLVDEPTASLDPKTSRQIMRLLIEICAERNLPAIVNIHDVPLAQQFMQRIIGLRAGEVVFDGAPDALSETALTEIYGAEDWNAMRKGAQEDESAEAEEAAVLARLGA; encoded by the coding sequence ATGCTCGAACTCAAATCGCTGACCAAAACCTACAAGACCGGCGACAAGGCCCTGAACGACGTCAGCCTCACCGTGCCGGAAGGTCAGGTTGTCGGACTGATCGGTCCCTCCGGCGCCGGAAAATCAACGCTGATCCGCTGCGTCAACCGCCTTGTCGAACCGACCTCCGGTTCGGTTGCAATATCCGGCAAGTTGATCACCGGCCAGGGGCAGCGCGAATTGCGGGCCATGCGTCGCCGCATCGGCATGATTTTTCAGGAATATGCCCTGGTCGAACGGCTGACCGTCATGGAAAATGTTCTGTCCGGCCGGCTGGGCTATGTCGGGTTCTGGACCAGCTTCACCCGCCGCTACAGCGCGGACGATATCGGTCTTGCCTATCGGCTGCTGGACCGGGTCGGCCTGATGCACCAGGCCGACAAGCGCGCCGACGCGCTCTCCGGCGGCCAGCGGCAGCGTGTCGGCATCGCCCGCGCGCTTGCCCAGGAACCCGAACTGCTGCTGGTCGATGAGCCGACGGCCAGCCTCGATCCCAAGACAAGCCGCCAGATCATGCGGCTACTGATCGAAATTTGCGCCGAACGCAATCTTCCCGCCATTGTGAACATTCACGACGTGCCGCTGGCGCAGCAGTTCATGCAGCGCATTATCGGACTGCGTGCCGGCGAGGTGGTGTTTGACGGCGCCCCCGACGCCCTGAGCGAGACAGCGCTGACCGAGATTTACGGCGCGGAAGACTGGAACGCGATGCGCAAGGGCGCGCAGGAAGACGAGAGCGCCGAAGCCGAAGAGGCGGCCGTGCTTGCGAGGCTCGGCGCATGA
- the phnD gene encoding phosphate/phosphite/phosphonate ABC transporter substrate-binding protein, whose product MRRTLLAAAALVAMTVPALADFTLDSRYTDADGDLIADIPSDPAELVDPSVLIFAYTPVEDPAVYAEAWKDFLTHMEEVTGKRVQFFPVDSNAAQIEAMRAGRLHVAGFNTGSNPLAVACAGFRPFTMMAAEDGSFGYEMEIITYPGSGIAEVEDIKGKALAFSSETSNSGFKAPSAILKSEYGMEAGTDFEATFSGKHDNTILGVANKDYPAGAIANSVRKRMVAREVITDDQVEIIYTSQTFPTTGYGLAHNLTPELQDKIKEAFASFEWEGSTLEEEFSKSGEAQFIPITFKDNWAVIRQIDEANGVSYNCQ is encoded by the coding sequence ATGCGTCGTACTCTTCTTGCTGCAGCCGCTCTGGTTGCTATGACAGTACCTGCTTTAGCAGATTTCACCCTGGACAGCCGCTACACGGATGCAGACGGCGACCTGATTGCCGATATCCCGTCCGATCCGGCTGAGCTTGTCGATCCTTCCGTGCTGATCTTCGCCTATACGCCGGTTGAAGATCCGGCTGTCTACGCGGAGGCATGGAAGGACTTTCTGACGCATATGGAAGAGGTTACCGGCAAGCGGGTCCAGTTCTTCCCGGTCGATTCCAACGCCGCCCAGATCGAAGCCATGCGCGCCGGCCGCCTCCATGTCGCAGGCTTCAACACCGGCTCGAACCCGCTGGCCGTGGCCTGCGCCGGTTTCCGTCCGTTCACCATGATGGCGGCCGAGGACGGTTCATTCGGCTACGAGATGGAAATCATCACCTATCCGGGCTCCGGCATTGCCGAAGTTGAAGACATCAAGGGCAAGGCCCTGGCGTTTTCGTCCGAGACCTCCAATTCCGGTTTCAAGGCCCCGTCGGCCATTCTGAAATCCGAATACGGCATGGAAGCCGGCACGGATTTCGAGGCCACTTTCTCCGGCAAACACGACAACACCATCCTCGGCGTGGCCAACAAGGACTATCCGGCCGGCGCGATCGCCAATTCGGTGCGCAAGCGCATGGTTGCCCGCGAGGTGATCACAGACGATCAGGTCGAGATCATCTACACCTCGCAGACCTTCCCCACCACCGGCTACGGCTTGGCGCACAATCTGACGCCCGAGCTTCAGGACAAGATCAAGGAAGCCTTCGCCTCCTTCGAATGGGAAGGGTCGACGCTGGAAGAGGAATTCTCCAAGTCCGGCGAAGCACAGTTCATCCCGATCACCTTCAAGGACAACTGGGCCGTGATCCGCCAGATCGACGAGGCAAACGGCGTTTCCTACAATTGCCAGTAA
- a CDS encoding arsenate reductase ArsC, which translates to MTNNQNFNILFLCTGNSARSIMAEAILNTEGRGRFQAFSAGSRPKGAVHPLALKVLAAQGYPVEGLHSKSWDAFSVPGAPAFDFIFTLCDSAAGEACPIARGAAKRAHWGIEDPAAVEGTDAQKQLAFVQTAQFLKIRIKAFLSLPVETIEKMALESRLNQIGRMEGATDLAAKSE; encoded by the coding sequence ATGACAAACAACCAGAACTTCAACATTCTCTTTCTCTGCACCGGAAATTCGGCGCGGTCGATCATGGCTGAAGCCATTCTCAACACGGAGGGCAGAGGTCGCTTTCAGGCCTTTTCGGCAGGTAGCCGGCCGAAAGGTGCCGTTCATCCGCTCGCGCTCAAGGTGCTGGCGGCACAGGGCTACCCGGTCGAGGGGCTTCACTCGAAGAGCTGGGATGCCTTTTCGGTCCCCGGCGCGCCCGCTTTCGACTTCATCTTCACGCTCTGTGACAGCGCCGCGGGAGAGGCCTGCCCGATCGCGCGCGGGGCGGCAAAGCGGGCGCATTGGGGCATTGAAGACCCCGCCGCTGTCGAGGGGACGGATGCGCAAAAGCAACTGGCCTTTGTGCAAACGGCACAATTCCTCAAAATCCGGATCAAGGCGTTTCTGAGCCTTCCGGTGGAGACAATCGAAAAAATGGCGCTGGAAAGCAGGCTGAACCAGATCGGCCGTATGGAAGGCGCGACGGATCTCGCCGCAAAGAGCGAGTGA
- a CDS encoding PstS family phosphate ABC transporter substrate-binding protein — MKKILSVTVLTAASLLAYQAAAQEDAIQVDGSSTVFPVSEAFAEEYQIATGNRVVVGVSGTGGGFKKFCRGETSFSGASRPIKTSEAELCAENGIEFVELPVAMDALAVIVNPDNPISCMTVEELKTAYETEAQGVVNNWNQLNPEYPDQPLTLFGAGTDSGTYDYFTFAIIGEEGASRGDFTATEDDNITIQGVSTDVDAIGFLGLAYVEENRGRVKPLEISFNGGECVAPTTETAASGEYQPLTRPLFIYANKEHLDTKANVEDYAKFMFNPELAPELVASTGYLALPSKAFSLAEEKIVARSTGSFFDGGSKVGVTPDDLLKAAN; from the coding sequence ATGAAAAAGATACTTTCAGTCACCGTTCTCACTGCAGCCTCGCTGCTCGCCTATCAGGCCGCAGCCCAGGAAGATGCTATCCAGGTTGACGGCTCGTCGACCGTGTTCCCCGTCTCCGAGGCGTTTGCCGAGGAATACCAGATCGCAACCGGCAATCGTGTCGTTGTTGGCGTGTCAGGTACCGGTGGCGGCTTCAAGAAGTTCTGCCGCGGCGAGACCAGCTTCTCCGGCGCATCGCGCCCGATCAAGACCTCGGAAGCAGAGCTTTGCGCCGAAAACGGTATCGAGTTCGTCGAATTGCCCGTCGCCATGGACGCGCTTGCCGTGATCGTGAACCCCGACAACCCGATCAGCTGCATGACCGTCGAAGAGCTGAAGACGGCTTACGAGACGGAAGCACAGGGTGTCGTCAACAACTGGAACCAGTTGAACCCGGAATACCCGGACCAGCCGCTGACCCTGTTCGGCGCCGGCACGGACTCGGGCACCTACGACTACTTCACCTTCGCCATCATCGGCGAAGAGGGCGCCTCGCGCGGCGATTTCACCGCGACCGAAGACGACAACATCACCATCCAGGGCGTGTCGACCGACGTCGATGCCATCGGCTTCCTTGGTCTGGCCTATGTCGAAGAGAACCGCGGCCGTGTGAAGCCGCTGGAAATCTCGTTCAACGGCGGCGAGTGCGTTGCGCCGACCACCGAAACCGCGGCCAGCGGTGAGTATCAGCCGCTGACTCGTCCGCTGTTCATCTACGCGAACAAAGAGCATCTGGACACGAAGGCGAATGTCGAGGATTACGCGAAGTTCATGTTCAACCCGGAACTCGCACCGGAACTCGTGGCCTCCACCGGCTATCTGGCGCTGCCCAGCAAGGCCTTCTCGCTTGCTGAAGAAAAGATCGTTGCCCGCTCGACCGGCTCGTTCTTCGACGGCGGCTCCAAGGTCGGCGTCACGCCCGACGATCTTCTGAAGGCTGCCAACTAG
- the pstC gene encoding phosphate ABC transporter permease subunit PstC translates to MPVDSIPSSAELINSGFVKRRRLIDRGMRVFLFLCAALSVFVTFAIVYILIRDSAGFFAHVPLFDFLFGTMWTPVFADPQFGVLPLLAATLQTAGLAMIIAVPFGLVMAIYLSEYAKPAVRETVKPALEMLEAVPTVVYGYFALLVMTPFLQQFIPGLKGINLLVPGIILGIMILPYVVSVSEDAMRAVPNSLREGGYALGMAKWQVATRIVIPGAFSGITAAFILGMSRAVGETMVLAIAAGQNPNLTWDPREGAATITAYIVQMSLGDVAHGSVAYESIFAVGLLLFVITLTFNVIGFYLRRKFREAY, encoded by the coding sequence GTGCCCGTAGATTCCATTCCCAGTTCAGCGGAACTCATCAACAGCGGTTTTGTCAAAAGACGGCGACTGATCGACCGGGGCATGAGGGTTTTCCTGTTCCTGTGCGCGGCACTGTCGGTATTCGTCACATTCGCCATCGTCTATATTTTGATACGCGATTCGGCCGGGTTCTTTGCCCATGTGCCGCTGTTCGATTTCCTGTTCGGCACGATGTGGACGCCGGTCTTTGCCGACCCGCAATTCGGGGTCCTGCCTCTCTTGGCCGCGACATTGCAAACGGCGGGGCTTGCTATGATCATCGCGGTGCCTTTCGGCCTGGTCATGGCAATCTATCTCAGCGAATATGCCAAGCCGGCGGTGCGTGAGACAGTGAAGCCTGCGCTCGAAATGCTCGAGGCCGTGCCCACTGTGGTTTACGGTTATTTCGCGCTTCTGGTGATGACGCCATTTCTGCAACAGTTCATTCCCGGGCTCAAGGGCATCAACCTGCTGGTGCCCGGCATCATCCTCGGCATCATGATCCTGCCCTACGTTGTCTCTGTCTCCGAAGATGCGATGCGCGCCGTGCCCAACAGTTTGCGCGAAGGCGGTTACGCGCTTGGCATGGCGAAATGGCAGGTGGCGACACGTATCGTCATCCCCGGGGCGTTTTCGGGCATCACCGCCGCCTTCATCCTCGGCATGTCGCGCGCAGTGGGCGAGACGATGGTACTGGCGATCGCAGCAGGCCAGAACCCGAACCTGACATGGGACCCGCGCGAGGGGGCCGCGACAATCACAGCCTATATCGTGCAGATGAGCCTCGGTGACGTGGCGCACGGGTCGGTCGCATACGAGTCGATCTTTGCGGTGGGTCTTCTGCTCTTTGTCATCACGCTCACCTTCAATGTCATCGGCTTCTACCTGCGCCGCAAGTTCCGCGAGGCATACTGA
- the pstA gene encoding phosphate ABC transporter permease PstA, translated as MVTTTEGTLGNGASTNQEAFDAVARAKKKDIIFASGGVIVMAIAMALLLTLIGDLVIRGATRISYDFLTSYPSRIPARAGILSAWVGSLLVMLVTAFLAIPIGIGAGLYLEEYARKGWLSNFIEINVSNLAGVPSIIYGLLALGLFVYGFDLGKTILVAGMTLALLILPIVIVSTREAVRSIPSIIKEGAYGLGADQWQVMWHYIIPAARPGILTGAIVGLSRAIGETAPIITIGALTFIAFLPPAPVTGEFPFISFAWLNDGFTVLPIQMFNWISRPQAGFHTAAAATGVVLIALTFSLNGIAIWIRYRLRKGHRN; from the coding sequence ATGGTTACCACAACCGAAGGAACGCTTGGCAACGGTGCATCGACGAACCAGGAGGCGTTCGACGCCGTCGCGCGCGCCAAGAAGAAAGACATCATCTTCGCCTCCGGCGGGGTGATCGTCATGGCCATCGCAATGGCGCTGCTTCTGACGCTGATCGGCGATCTAGTCATCCGCGGGGCCACCCGCATCAGTTACGATTTCTTGACCAGCTATCCTTCGCGCATACCGGCGCGGGCGGGCATTCTGTCGGCATGGGTCGGCTCGCTTCTGGTAATGTTGGTGACCGCTTTCCTCGCCATTCCAATCGGGATCGGCGCGGGGCTTTATCTGGAAGAATATGCCAGGAAGGGGTGGCTCTCGAACTTCATCGAGATCAACGTGTCCAACCTCGCCGGCGTACCTTCGATCATCTACGGTCTTCTGGCGCTCGGTCTCTTCGTCTACGGGTTCGACCTCGGCAAGACGATCCTCGTGGCCGGCATGACGCTCGCACTGCTGATCCTTCCGATCGTGATCGTCTCGACCCGCGAGGCGGTGCGCTCGATCCCTTCGATCATCAAGGAGGGTGCTTATGGCCTTGGAGCCGATCAATGGCAGGTGATGTGGCACTACATCATACCGGCGGCGCGGCCTGGCATCCTGACCGGCGCCATCGTGGGTCTCAGCCGCGCCATCGGCGAGACCGCCCCAATCATCACGATCGGCGCGCTGACCTTCATCGCCTTCCTGCCGCCGGCACCCGTGACCGGAGAGTTTCCGTTCATCTCCTTCGCCTGGCTCAACGACGGATTCACCGTGCTGCCGATACAGATGTTCAACTGGATTTCCCGGCCTCAGGCTGGTTTTCACACCGCCGCTGCCGCAACCGGTGTGGTGCTGATCGCGCTGACCTTCTCGCTCAACGGCATCGCCATCTGGATCCGGTACCGGCTCCGCAAAGGACACAGAAACTGA
- the pstB gene encoding phosphate ABC transporter ATP-binding protein PstB: MPPPIKPAAESDALRARIEDFSFYYANGFQAIKSVSMPILDRKVTAIIGPSGCGKSTLLRSLNRMHDLYPGNRYEGRVILEPEGENLVGRDADPVLVRLRIGMVFQKPNPFPKSIYENVAAGLRVRGISKRQVIDEAVESALKRAAIWDEVKDKLNGSAYDLSGGQQQRLCIARGLAPNPEILLLDEPTSALDPIATAKVEDLVQELAKSVTIVIVTHNMQQAARISHRTAFMYLGELTEFGETSQIFNNPQHPRTENYITGRYG, translated from the coding sequence ATGCCGCCTCCGATCAAGCCTGCGGCAGAGAGCGACGCGCTACGCGCCCGGATTGAGGATTTCAGCTTTTACTACGCCAACGGCTTTCAGGCGATCAAGAGTGTCAGCATGCCGATCCTCGACCGCAAGGTGACGGCGATCATCGGCCCCTCGGGATGCGGCAAGTCCACCCTTCTGCGCAGTCTCAACCGGATGCACGATCTCTACCCCGGCAACCGCTATGAGGGGCGGGTAATACTGGAGCCAGAGGGCGAGAACCTGGTCGGTCGCGACGCCGATCCTGTGCTGGTGCGACTGCGCATCGGCATGGTGTTCCAGAAGCCGAATCCCTTTCCCAAATCGATTTACGAAAACGTGGCTGCCGGCTTGCGCGTGCGCGGGATCAGCAAACGCCAGGTGATCGACGAAGCGGTGGAAAGCGCATTAAAGCGCGCCGCGATCTGGGACGAGGTCAAGGACAAGCTCAATGGCTCGGCCTACGACCTTTCGGGCGGGCAGCAGCAGCGTCTGTGCATCGCACGCGGTCTGGCTCCGAACCCGGAAATCCTGCTTCTGGACGAGCCGACATCGGCGCTCGATCCGATAGCGACGGCCAAGGTAGAGGACCTGGTCCAGGAACTCGCGAAATCGGTGACTATCGTGATCGTCACCCACAACATGCAGCAGGCGGCGCGCATCTCGCACCGCACGGCATTCATGTATCTGGGCGAACTGACAGAATTCGGCGAAACGAGCCAGATTTTCAATAATCCCCAGCATCCCCGCACGGAGAACTACATCACCGGGCGCTACGGTTGA
- the phoU gene encoding phosphate signaling complex protein PhoU — translation MEKRHTLQAFEQALSDLSAAVLIMTEHVQAMVASAAHVLLDNDLVRAGEVVENDLVVDRELETIRARCLDILVRYQPVAGDLRQVIAIEHSAGNLERAADHAKNIAKRAIADRNSRISADAAELFRQLHAAVLGALEDANDALVRRDVDLAHKVVRGDRRIDVLHDDLFHLVLAGSRRDTSKLKSDIHLLFAAKSLERIGDHATNIAEEVIFMSRREAPDGSIDT, via the coding sequence ATGGAAAAGCGACATACGCTGCAAGCCTTTGAACAGGCACTGAGTGACCTGTCCGCCGCCGTCCTGATCATGACGGAACATGTTCAGGCCATGGTTGCAAGCGCAGCCCACGTGCTTCTCGACAACGATCTGGTGCGCGCCGGTGAAGTGGTTGAAAACGATCTGGTGGTGGACCGCGAATTGGAGACAATCCGCGCCCGCTGTCTGGATATACTGGTGCGCTATCAGCCGGTGGCCGGTGACCTTCGTCAGGTCATCGCCATCGAGCACAGCGCGGGAAACCTTGAGCGCGCGGCGGATCATGCGAAGAATATCGCCAAACGCGCCATTGCGGACCGCAACTCCCGGATATCGGCGGATGCAGCTGAACTGTTCAGACAGCTGCATGCCGCGGTTCTTGGAGCATTGGAAGATGCCAATGATGCCCTTGTGCGCCGGGATGTTGACCTGGCGCACAAGGTGGTGCGCGGCGACAGGCGTATCGATGTCCTCCATGACGATCTGTTTCACCTTGTTCTGGCAGGCAGCCGGCGAGACACCTCGAAACTGAAGTCCGATATCCATCTGCTGTTTGCCGCCAAAAGCCTGGAGCGTATCGGTGACCACGCCACGAATATTGCCGAAGAAGTGATTTTCATGAGCAGACGCGAAGCGCCAGACGGATCGATCGACACATAA
- a CDS encoding winged helix-turn-helix domain-containing protein yields MLKQKALDLLKPRILVVENGMVERDSLFRQLQDSGYAACVAMDGKTPLQAARDERPDIVLFNWVAPNDYGFNLCRSFKQDSATRQMPLIILSGSSGEEVKVKGLELGADDYLSKPYSSSELAARLHVQLRRIDSGKVRPCLTFERIALDEDALRVYIEGRPVHLGPTEYRMLAAFMSRPGRPFTREQLLERAGRRKGDVDIRSVDVHIGRLRKVLNQKKTNYPLRTIRGIGYALG; encoded by the coding sequence ATGCTGAAGCAGAAAGCACTCGATCTGCTGAAACCCAGAATTCTCGTGGTCGAAAACGGGATGGTCGAACGGGACTCCCTGTTCCGGCAACTGCAGGACAGCGGATATGCCGCGTGCGTGGCGATGGACGGCAAGACACCGCTGCAGGCGGCAAGAGATGAAAGGCCGGACATCGTCCTTTTCAATTGGGTCGCACCGAATGATTATGGCTTCAACCTGTGCCGCAGCTTCAAACAGGACAGCGCCACGAGGCAGATGCCGCTTATCATTCTGTCCGGCAGTTCCGGCGAGGAAGTCAAGGTCAAGGGGCTTGAACTGGGCGCAGACGATTACCTGTCCAAACCCTACTCTTCATCGGAGCTGGCGGCGCGGCTCCATGTCCAGCTTCGTCGTATCGATTCCGGAAAGGTAAGGCCCTGCCTCACCTTTGAGCGCATCGCTCTGGATGAAGACGCGCTGCGGGTCTATATCGAAGGACGCCCCGTGCATCTCGGGCCAACCGAATATCGCATGCTTGCGGCCTTCATGAGTCGTCCTGGACGCCCCTTCACCAGGGAACAGTTGTTGGAACGCGCCGGACGGCGCAAAGGCGATGTCGATATTCGCAGTGTGGATGTGCATATCGGCCGTCTGCGCAAGGTGCTCAACCAGAAGAAAACGAACTACCCGCTCCGAACAATCAGGGGAATAGGGTACGCCCTCGGCTAA
- a CDS encoding helix-turn-helix domain-containing protein produces MHVMIDDMVGMLDALGHAERLHVFRVLVRRYPQSVAAGELAETLGYKRSTLSIYLSVLRRAGLVHQDRDGNSLLYSADLSGAKSLIGFLSEDCCRGRTNNDHRTIDFDANDHRRYNVLFVCTRNSARSIFAEVILRDTAPERFAAYSAGTSSHGAVHPLTLQVLEENGHEISELGTSSIAEFQKPTAPQMDFVFTVCDQAANEECPVWPGQPVTAHWGHPDPAAGVFSDEERLELFRQTYQAMRRRIQPFAQLPGPTLDRAALQEHVDDIGRLRLARV; encoded by the coding sequence ATGCACGTAATGATAGATGACATGGTCGGGATGCTCGATGCGCTCGGGCACGCCGAACGGCTCCACGTATTCCGCGTTCTGGTTCGACGATATCCGCAATCAGTGGCAGCCGGTGAACTGGCCGAAACACTTGGCTATAAACGCTCGACGCTTTCTATCTATCTATCGGTTCTGCGGCGTGCGGGTCTCGTCCATCAGGATCGCGACGGGAACTCCTTGTTGTACAGCGCCGATCTATCCGGCGCGAAGTCGCTGATAGGCTTCCTCTCGGAGGATTGTTGTCGGGGCCGAACAAACAATGACCATCGCACGATAGATTTCGACGCGAACGATCACCGCAGATATAATGTCCTGTTCGTCTGTACGCGCAATTCAGCGCGGTCAATCTTTGCCGAAGTCATCCTGCGTGACACCGCGCCTGAGCGGTTTGCAGCCTATTCCGCAGGCACATCGTCACATGGCGCGGTCCATCCCTTGACCCTGCAGGTTCTTGAAGAAAACGGACACGAGATTTCAGAACTGGGGACAAGCTCGATCGCCGAGTTTCAGAAGCCGACCGCGCCGCAAATGGACTTCGTTTTCACTGTGTGCGACCAGGCGGCCAATGAAGAATGCCCGGTCTGGCCCGGACAGCCGGTGACGGCGCATTGGGGTCACCCGGATCCCGCCGCAGGCGTTTTCAGCGATGAAGAACGCCTCGAATTGTTTCGCCAGACCTATCAGGCCATGCGCCGGCGCATTCAACCCTTCGCTCAACTCCCGGGACCGACCCTCGATCGCGCCGCCCTTCAGGAGCATGTGGACGATATCGGTAGGCTGCGCCTGGCCCGAGTCTGA